From Anopheles darlingi chromosome 2, idAnoDarlMG_H_01, whole genome shotgun sequence, the proteins below share one genomic window:
- the LOC125950926 gene encoding BRCA1-associated protein homolog 2-like: MEHKDCDDDQNHAINFYTCPLCNEDKLSLEALYDHYILHHHLQQLESGEEKVKFRCPVCVCFRLENSTEYVDNDDGEDVQQPDCPICFEEMDDSDCRSTSCNHQFHRHCIGRWLENNSECPICRKNCK, from the exons ATGGAACATA AAGACTGCGACGATGACCAGAACCATGCCATCAATTTCTACACGTGTCCCCTGTGTAATGAGGATAAACTCTCACTTGAAGCATTATACGACCATTATATCCTGCACCatcacctgcagcagctggagtCCGGTGAAGAGAAGGTGAAGTTTCGCTGCCCAGTTTGTGTTTGCTTCCGGCTAGAGAATTCGACGGAGTATGTCGATAATGACGACGG TGAAGATGTCCAGCAGCCTGATTGCCCGATTTGCTTCGAGGAAATGGATGACAGTGATTGCCGTAGTACGTCTTGCAATCACCAGTTCCACCGTCATTGCATTGGTCGTTGGTTGGAGAATAATTCAGAATGCCCGATATGTCGAAAGAATTGTAAGTGA
- the LOC125952144 gene encoding probable methylcrotonoyl-CoA carboxylase beta chain, mitochondrial, translated as MLSKARVLFSRTIAHQSSLARYLSPQLRSVHVSEANVLATEVNRQSEEFKENYGQMSELVDNLKRITGEVLNGGGPEAIKRHTSKGKLLARDRIDRLVDPGSPFLELSTLAAHEMYGKDVVNSAGIVTGIGRVQGVECVIVANDATVKGGSYYPVTVKKHLRAQEIAQENNLPCIYLVDSGGANLPRQADVFPDKMHFGRIFYNQANMSALGIPQIAVVMGSCTAGGAYVPAMADESIIVKRQGTIFLAGPPLVRAATGEVVSAEDLGGADLHCRTSGVTDHYAVDDEHALYLARQVVKNLNRPGTATYDELASTSTATMMAHEGLTFGKDPEPPRYPASDLYGIVGSNLTKSFDVREVIARIVDGSRFTEFKKFYGETIVCGYARLYGQLVGIVGNNGVLFSESALKGAHFIQLCAQKRIPLLFLQNITGFMVGRDAEAGGIAKNGAKMVTAVACANVPKLTLIIGGSYGAGNYGMCGRAYSPRFLYMWPNSRISVMGGSQAAGVLAQITEEQYRRTGREWTEEIGNRIKAPIVQQFEAEGSPYYSTARLWDDGIIDPVDTRRVLGLSLQAALNQPIGQSRFGVFRM; from the exons ccgCACGATTGCGCACCAGAGCTCGTTAGCCCGATACCTCAGCCCGCAGCTGCGATCGGTGCACGTTTCCGAGGCGAACGTGCTAGCCACGGAAGTGAACCGACAGTCCGAGGAATTTAAG GAGAACTATGGACAGATGAGTGAACTGGTGGACAATCTGAAGCGCATAACCGGCGAAGTGCTGAACGGTGGAGGCCCTGAAGCGATCAAACGTCACACCTCGAAGGGAAAGCTGCTGGCGCGCGATCGTATTGATCGCCTGGTCGATCCCGGATCCCCGTTCCTGGAGCTGTCTACGTTGGCGGCACACGAAATGTACGGCAAGGACGTGGTCAACTCGGCCGGTATCGTCACGGGAATCGGTCGTGTACAGGGCGTCGAGTGCGTGATCGTGGCTAACGATGCGACCGTTAAGGGTGGCTCGTACTATCCGGTCACGGTGAAGAAGCATCTTCGCGCCCAGGAGATCGCACAAGAGAACAATTTGCCCTGTATCTATCTGGTCGATTCCGGTGGTGCGAATCTGCCCCGCCAGGCTGATGTATTTCCGGACAAGATGCACTTTGGTCGCATTTTCTACAACCAGGCGAACATGTCGGCACTGGGCATTCCACAGATTGCGGTCGTGATGGGGAGCTGTACGGCCGGTGGTGCGTACGTTCCTGCCATGGCCGACGAGAGTATCATCGTGAAGCGCCAGGGAACGATCTTTCTCGCCGGACCTCCACTGGTACGGGCAGCCACGGGAGAGGTTGTTTCGGCGGAAGATCTCGGAGGTGCCGATCTGCACTGTCGCACATCCGGTGTGACCGATCATTACGCAGTGGATGACGAGCATGCCCTGTACCTAGCGCGACAGGTCGTGAAGAATCTAAATCGTCCCGGTACGGCGACGTATGATGAGCTGGCCAGTACTAGCACGGCCACGATGATGGCCCACGAGGGTCTCACCTTCGGCAAGGATCCGGAACCACCCCGCTACCCAGCAAGCGATCTGTACGGTATCGTGGGCTCAAATCTGACGAAAAGTTTCGACGTACGGGAAGTGATTGCACGCATCGTTGACGGGAGTCGATTCACCGAGTTTAAGAAGTTTTACGGCGAAACTATCGTGTGTGGGTACGCGCGACTGTACGGCCAGCTGGTCGGCATTGTCGGCAACAACGGTGTGCTGTTCTCCGAGAGTGCCCTCAAGGGGGCCCACTTCATTCAGCTGTGCGCCCAGAAACGTATTCCGTTGCTATTCTTGCAGAACATTACCGGATTTATGGTGGGTCGCGATGCGGAAGCCGGTGGTATCGCCAAGAATGGGGCCAAGATGGTGACGGCCGTCGCTTGTGCGAACGTACCCAAATTAACGCTTATCATCGGTGGTTCATATGGTGCCGGCAACTATGGCATGTGCGGTCGAGCGTACTCACCTCGCTTCCTATACATGTGGCCTAACAGCCGCATCTCGGTGATGGGTGGTTCACAGGCGGCTGGTGTGCTAGCACAGATTACTGAAGAGCAGTACCGGCGTACCGGACGCGAATGGACCGAGGAGATCGGGAATCGTATCAAGGCTCCGATCGTGCAGCAGTTCGAAGCCGAAGGCTCGCCGTACTACAGTACCGCTCGGCTGTGGGACGATGGTATCATCGATCCGGTCGATACCCGTCGCGTACTTGGATTGAGTCTGCAGGCCGCTCTCAACCAACCAATCGGTCAGAGCCGGTTCGGTGTGTTCCGCATGTAG